The following DNA comes from Saccharomyces cerevisiae S288C chromosome XIII, complete sequence.
TGTCTGAGCTTCTCGTTTAACATTCCTTCTGCAATAGGTGCAATCACACTTAAACGTATACGAGGTGTACATTAATATACGATGTAAGCATTAGATTGTTACCATAGCAACTCATGTCACTATTAATTACTCTCGTTCCAACATAAATGCAATTGATGATTTGCGCAACGCAGATACAGATTTTACTTTATTCTTCGTGCCTAAAATGGACCATCGTTTCACTTACTAGCCGTTGTTTACTAAGATATAGTTGTATACGGTGTGGAGGATGATAAGATCATTGGACCAATATAACTATATAAATGTCGGCACCAGTTTAATGGAACCTCGAATGCAATTACTGATAACGGAATGGATTAAGAAATGATTAGGTATGAGGTACTCTTATAGTATGTAGAATTTCTGATTTGCTTATGTGTTCATTTATTCTCGAGAAGAACCCTTAGTATATTCTGTGTCCTAATATTACAAAAAGTCAATGAGAGTCTAGGGACTATCAGATAACTTCACTGTGCTCATCTTGATTCCTGTTCTAACGACAGTAACACAGGATACGGttagtatttttttgccaACCTGATCtgtgaaagaaaaatgtacCTGTCAATTCGGTTCTTTTTTGAGGCCGCTTTTTCGTATAGTCGTCATCGATTGGATATTCGTTTAAGAAATAACGTGCTTGTTCATCGATTTCATCTATGATTCCATTCCATgtgtatgtatatatacgtagttacatataataatataaataaagatttgaaataaatatgTCGCAGAAAAGAACTTTGCTCAAGATTTCATTGCTCGTAATGTTGTTTTTCCTAGGTTGACAATTTTGGACGAGGCTGACCAATAATTATTcatatttcattttggaCAATGGGGCATCGGGGCCTAAGTAGGTGCCAAAAACTTCGTCCCAAAACCAGGATGTGACGCCAAATCCCAGTTGGTAGTTTTTATAATGATGTTCCAggtgatattttttcaacttaCGCATGAAGGGAGGCAATTTAGAGTGGtgcaagaagaaatgaCATTCGTCATAACAGACATAACCGAAAAGACCGCCAGCAAAACCAGCGTAAGCCCAATAAAGTGGCAGCAGAGCAAATACCAACTTGTAAAATGGAGCACAAAGGATGACGAACAGAGTAGGTGGCATAACTAAACGGTACTTGTCCATGGGCAAGTAATGATGGCAACCATGTAGTAGAAAATGTGTGGCGAATGCGATGTTACTTTCAGGTAACCAATCATCGAAATGAAATAGGAAACGGTGAAGACCGTATTCAATCAAAGTCCAAACAAAGACACCGACACAGAACAAGAAACATGCAAATAGCTGGTTCATGTTCTTCAAAGCAACACCCATGTGGTACACAACTACAGGCAACCAAGCAACTGGAACAACCCACCAAGCTGTTTTAGTTAATGGTTCCAAGAAATTACCAAATAGCGGGGCAGACCCCTTACCGTAATGTCTTGGTCTATGGATTTGGTCAACGTAAAAatctttcttgaaatcaCTACGCAGAATCTGCATCAGCAAAGGACGGTTCAGATCCAAAAATTTATGCTTTTTGTAGTCGTTACTGTAGTCCGTAGCAATACTTAGTTTCTCCTCGGCGGGCAACTCCTTTACAAAAGTAGTGGAGTCAAACTCAGTACCGTCAGCTGACAACTGCACTTCAACCTTATGGTTCTTGTTAGTCAACAATCTCGCTGCCTCTTCGTCAGTTGCCAAGTAACCAATCAAATATTCGTCCTCAAGGATTTCATACGCGGAGTCGCTGTGTTCATGCACATCTGAGTCTTTCATGATCTCAGTAATGTCCTTACCAGCATAGTCCAAGATGGACTCGTCACCACCAGGGTGTTCGCTCAAAAACCTGGTCACGTCATAAATCTTTCTGTTTTGATAAGTGACCCAGCAGTCATTGGCAGTATTGTGTTCTTGTACCgtcttttttgaaaacagtTCCAAAGTCTTGGAAGTATTAGTCGACATCTTCGTACTAGTTTTAGCTTACCACCGCTTTTAGTGCCTGCCACGAtaacaatagaaaaaaaaactaatcAAAGACAATAGACACAATAGCTTCTACTATCTAATACCTCTGTTCTTATACGGTtccaaattgaaaaaaaaattaactGCGAAAAGATGTCACACGTCAGTAAATCCGCGCAAAACCCCGTTATATTTCCGACGTCGTGCGGTAGTTTCTGCGCGGAACGGCCCCGCGGAATAGGCACATTTTCTTCCGGCCGCAGAAAGCTCTCTTTATCAAAAGCAAGACTGTTTTCGGCTATTGTATTATGAGAAGTTTGGTGTTTGTCCAACTTTCCCTGTTGTCCTGGGAAATATTCTGTGGGGAACGTAGCTTTGTGAGCATGAAAGCTATCTTTTCGTGTATGTACGTGTGATGTGTATATGTCTATGTATGCAGCGCTGAAGCCTTTTCAgggttgttgttgttgttgttgttgttgttctttGTCGTGGGCTACCTGCTCCATGTACAGAGTGTGATTAACCAAGTTCAGATAAGCATACATGAAGTTACTTAGTAATACCTGCTCGCGCAGTCCCCTCTTCGAATTGCTCAATTTCAAGTGACTCAGCCGGTATATGGCCCTTTCGACGTTAATTGGTAGACGGTGGTCGAACATGATAACCGTAGACACTGTCAGCAAAGGCAGTGGGAACCCAAAGGCACTGTCTGTGAATTGAACCGGGGAGTTTGGTTTGTCAGGTTTTTTGACGTCTGCAAATGTAAGCTTTCTTGGGGGCAATATGGAGGTATGTTTCAATGGTGGTGCCGCTGGAGCCTGAGTTTGAGCTGAAGCTTCAACTGGGGCTGAAGTTTGGACTGGGGCTGAATTTTGGACTGGGGCTGAAGCTTGAACTGGGACTGAAGTTTGGACTTGTTCTTGAGCTGGAGCTTGTAGTTGAGCTTTTTGCTCATCGGTATTCTCCTTTTGGACGTGTTTGGAGTGTTGTTGGTTGGAAATTTCTGTCGTATTGctcctcttcttgttctttttctttgcctcctcttcttctctgTCTCTAGAGTTACTTTTGGTACTACTTACACTAACGGCCGGCTGTAGTTGGGGCAAGCTCTCGGAATCGCTttcctctttcttttctatctCTATTGCGCCTTCCAATTGTGGTTGTAATGGTATCTGCTGCTGCGGCTGAGAATCTTTAAGGGTTTTTACGCTTATTTTTTGGGAACCATGACGGCTGTGATGGTGACGGTGAGGACGAGGGCGATTGCGCAACACAATGGGTTCAACCGGCTCCCTTCCACTTTTGTTACCAAGctttttgcttttcctCACGCGAACGTGCACGGCATCGTTATTTGGTATTGATGGTGACGATGATGGTGACGACGAGGGTGATGATGATGCATCATGCTTGTGGTGTGGCTTTCTTCTGAATAGGTTCGCAAAAGTTTTCTCGATTTTCTGTCTTGTCTGTGATGTGGCGGTGGAAGTACTTGAAttgttcatttcttctttatttgacACCTCCGTCTTCTCACCGCCATTAAATAGAGAAATATAATGTTTTTTGGAATTGTCGAGCTCCATTCTTTGTGAATCCacgttttcttcattttcatcgtCCCCTTGGTTTTCTTCGTTATCGTCTTCTCTGCTCATTTTATTGTTCAACCATGTCCATCCGTTTCTTCGACGATGTCGCTTCGTTTCTTTGTTGTCATCCGTTGCGCTTGGCTTTACCATGTCTGTTGTTCCCTCTCTTAACTCTAAGTCTTGTTCTACTGTGTCATTTCGAACCTTGACGGGTACCTCTTCGGCTTCTTTCTCTATTCCCATTTCTTGTTCCCACTCGCCACTAGACTGTCTGTAATGATTATAAATGTCTTGAAAATCACCAATTGACCCAGGCGAACTCATATTCTCAGAATCCTCATCTTGCTGTCTAAAAGGGGATTTGTGCGGATCTATTTCGACCTTTATTGTATTCTTGGTCAATTTTAGACGTTCTTCGTCGTcgtttttcatttcatcCACACTTTGTTctacttctttttcttgctcTTGTGACCTGATTCGATAAGTGTTGAATCTACTCCTTCTCAGTGACGATCGTTCAGGCCATGTCATGGTATTATTGATGGGCATATTGGAGGCAAATTCACCATCATCCAAAGTATTCGCTTGTGAAGTTGAAAAACCAAT
Coding sequences within:
- a CDS encoding uncharacterized protein (hypothetical protein; identified by gene-trapping, microarray-based expression analysis, and genome-wide homology searching; SWAT-GFP fusion protein localizes to the endoplasmic reticulum and vacuole, while mCherry fusion localizes to just the vacuole); amino-acid sequence: MRSLVFVQLSLLSWEIFCGERSFVSMKAIFSCMYV
- the ZDS1 gene encoding Zds1p (Protein with a role in regulating Swe1p-dependent polarized growth; involved in maintaining Cdc55p in the cytoplasm where it promotes mitotic entry; involved in mitotic exit through Cdc14p regulation; interacts with silencing proteins at telomeres; has a role in Bcy1p localization; implicated in mRNA nuclear export; ZDS1 has a paralog, ZDS2, that arose from the whole genome duplication) — encoded protein: MSNRDNESMLRTTSSDKAIASQRDKRKSEVLIAAQSLDNEIRSVKNLKRLSIGSMDLLIDPELDIKFGGESSGRRSWSGTTSSSASMPSDTTTVNNTRYSDPTPLENLHGRGNSGIESSNKTKQGNYLGIKKGVHSPSRKLNANVLKKNLLWVPANQHPNVKPDNFLELVQDTLQNIQLSDNGEDNDGNSNENNDIEDNGEDKESQSYENKENNTINLNRGLSRHGNASLIRRPSTLRRSYTEFDDNEDDDNKGDSASETVNKVEERISKIKERPVSLRDITEELTKISNSAGLTDNDAITLARTLSMAGSYSDKKDQPQPEGHYDEGDIGFSTSQANTLDDGEFASNMPINNTMTWPERSSLRRSRFNTYRIRSQEQEKEVEQSVDEMKNDDEERLKLTKNTIKVEIDPHKSPFRQQDEDSENMSSPGSIGDFQDIYNHYRQSSGEWEQEMGIEKEAEEVPVKVRNDTVEQDLELREGTTDMVKPSATDDNKETKRHRRRNGWTWLNNKMSREDDNEENQGDDENEENVDSQRMELDNSKKHYISLFNGGEKTEVSNKEEMNNSSTSTATSQTRQKIEKTFANLFRRKPHHKHDASSSPSSSPSSSPSIPNNDAVHVRVRKSKKLGNKSGREPVEPIVLRNRPRPHRHHHSRHGSQKISVKTLKDSQPQQQIPLQPQLEGAIEIEKKEESDSESLPQLQPAVSVSSTKSNSRDREEEEAKKKNKKRSNTTEISNQQHSKHVQKENTDEQKAQLQAPAQEQVQTSVPVQASAPVQNSAPVQTSAPVEASAQTQAPAAPPLKHTSILPPRKLTFADVKKPDKPNSPVQFTDSAFGFPLPLLTVSTVIMFDHRLPINVERAIYRLSHLKLSNSKRGLREQVLLSNFMYAYLNLVNHTLYMEQVAHDKEQQQQQQQQP
- the SCS7 gene encoding fatty acid alpha-hydroxylase (Sphingolipid alpha-hydroxylase; functions in the alpha-hydroxylation of sphingolipid-associated very long chain fatty acids, has both cytochrome b5-like and hydroxylase/desaturase domains, not essential for growth) encodes the protein MSTNTSKTLELFSKKTVQEHNTANDCWVTYQNRKIYDVTRFLSEHPGGDESILDYAGKDITEIMKDSDVHEHSDSAYEILEDEYLIGYLATDEEAARLLTNKNHKVEVQLSADGTEFDSTTFVKELPAEEKLSIATDYSNDYKKHKFLDLNRPLLMQILRSDFKKDFYVDQIHRPRHYGKGSAPLFGNFLEPLTKTAWWVVPVAWLPVVVYHMGVALKNMNQLFACFLFCVGVFVWTLIEYGLHRFLFHFDDWLPESNIAFATHFLLHGCHHYLPMDKYRLVMPPTLFVILCAPFYKLVFALLPLYWAYAGFAGGLFGYVCYDECHFFLHHSKLPPFMRKLKKYHLEHHYKNYQLGFGVTSWFWDEVFGTYLGPDAPLSKMKYE